In Kitasatospora gansuensis, a genomic segment contains:
- a CDS encoding acyl-CoA mutase large subunit family protein, which produces MDAEEIEAGRNRWQQRYDKARKREADFTTLSGDEVEPVYGPAAGQPVEGFERIGWPGEYPFTRGLHATGYRGRTWTIRQFAGFGNAEQTNERYKMILDSGGGGLSVAFDMPTLMGYDSDDAKSLGEVGHCGVAIDSAADMEVLFQGIPLGEVTTSMTISGPAVPVFCMYLVAAERQGVDPAALNGTLQTDIFKEYIAQKEWLFAPEPHLRLIGDLMEYCAAGIPAYKPLSVSGYHIREAGATAAQELAYTLADGFGYVELGLSRGLDVDVFAPGLSFFFDAHLDFFEEIAKFRAARRIWARWMKERYGAKTDKAQWLRFHTQTAGVSLTAQQPYNNVVRTAVEALSAVLGGTQSLHTNALDETLALPSEQAAEIALRTQQVLMEETGVANVADPLGGSWYVEALTDRIEEQAEAIFQRILDKASADHPIGPMTSGILRGIEEGWFTGEIAEAAFAYQQGVEKGEKRVVGVNCHPRSVTPELEILRVSHEVEREQVRVLAARKAARDEAAVQGALAELLAAARSGDNMIPPMLTAVRAEATLGEICNALRDEWGIYRETAMF; this is translated from the coding sequence ATGGACGCCGAGGAGATCGAGGCCGGTCGTAACCGCTGGCAGCAGCGGTACGACAAGGCCCGGAAGCGTGAGGCCGACTTCACCACCCTGAGCGGCGACGAGGTGGAGCCGGTGTACGGCCCGGCCGCCGGTCAGCCCGTCGAGGGCTTCGAGCGGATCGGCTGGCCGGGGGAGTACCCCTTCACCCGCGGCCTGCACGCCACCGGCTACCGGGGGCGGACGTGGACCATCCGCCAGTTCGCCGGCTTCGGCAACGCCGAGCAGACCAACGAGCGCTACAAGATGATCCTGGACTCCGGCGGCGGCGGCCTCTCGGTCGCCTTCGACATGCCGACCCTGATGGGCTACGACTCCGACGACGCCAAGTCGCTCGGCGAGGTCGGCCACTGCGGGGTGGCGATCGACTCCGCCGCCGACATGGAGGTGCTGTTCCAGGGCATCCCGCTCGGCGAGGTGACCACCTCGATGACCATCAGCGGCCCGGCCGTGCCGGTCTTCTGCATGTACCTGGTGGCCGCCGAGCGCCAGGGCGTCGACCCGGCGGCGCTCAACGGCACCCTGCAGACCGACATCTTCAAGGAGTACATCGCGCAGAAGGAGTGGCTGTTCGCTCCCGAGCCGCACCTGCGCCTGATCGGCGACCTGATGGAGTACTGCGCGGCGGGCATCCCCGCGTACAAGCCGCTCTCGGTCTCCGGCTACCACATCCGGGAGGCCGGGGCCACGGCCGCCCAGGAGCTCGCCTACACCCTGGCGGACGGCTTCGGGTACGTCGAGCTGGGGCTGTCGCGCGGTCTCGACGTGGACGTCTTCGCGCCCGGTCTGTCGTTCTTCTTCGACGCGCACCTGGACTTCTTCGAGGAGATCGCCAAGTTCCGTGCCGCGCGCCGGATCTGGGCCCGCTGGATGAAGGAGCGGTACGGCGCGAAGACCGACAAGGCGCAGTGGCTGCGGTTCCACACCCAGACCGCGGGTGTCTCGCTGACGGCGCAGCAGCCGTACAACAACGTGGTGCGGACGGCCGTCGAGGCGCTGTCGGCGGTGCTCGGCGGCACGCAGTCGCTGCACACCAACGCGCTGGACGAGACGCTCGCGCTGCCGAGTGAGCAGGCGGCGGAGATCGCGCTGCGCACCCAGCAGGTGCTGATGGAGGAGACCGGCGTCGCCAACGTGGCCGACCCGCTGGGCGGTTCCTGGTATGTCGAGGCGCTGACCGACCGGATCGAGGAGCAGGCCGAGGCGATCTTCCAGCGGATTTTGGACAAGGCTTCGGCGGACCACCCCATCGGGCCGATGACCTCGGGCATCCTGCGCGGCATCGAGGAGGGCTGGTTCACCGGGGAGATCGCGGAGGCCGCCTTCGCGTACCAACAGGGTGTGGAGAAGGGCGAGAAGCGCGTGGTCGGCGTCAACTGCCACCCGCGCAGCGTCACCCCCGAGTTGGAGATCCTCCGGGTCAGCCACGAGGTCGAGCGGGAGCAGGTGCGGGTGCTCGCGGCGCGGAAGGCGGCGCGGGACGAAGCGGCGGTGCAGGGCGCTCTCGCGGAGCTGCTGGCCGCTGCGCGGTCGGGGGACAACATGATCCCGCCGATGCTCACCGCGGTCCGGGCGGAGGCCACGCTCGGGGAGATCTGTAACGCGCTCCGCGACGAGTGGGGGATCTACCGGGAAACTGCGATGTTCTAG
- a CDS encoding DUF3817 domain-containing protein encodes MKQSVLTRYRVLAYVTGVLLVLLVLGMIAKYVLDLSGAPAFTTAVGIAHGWLYVLYLVFAFDLGTKAKWPMRKLAWVLLAGTVPTAAFFVERRVSREVAPLIVEAEPVRA; translated from the coding sequence ATGAAGCAGAGTGTGCTGACCCGCTACCGGGTCCTGGCGTATGTGACGGGTGTCCTGCTGGTCCTGCTGGTCCTGGGCATGATCGCCAAGTACGTGCTGGACCTGTCGGGCGCGCCCGCGTTCACCACCGCGGTCGGTATCGCGCACGGCTGGCTCTACGTGCTCTACCTGGTGTTCGCCTTCGACCTCGGCACCAAGGCGAAGTGGCCGATGCGCAAGCTGGCCTGGGTGCTGCTGGCCGGCACCGTGCCGACCGCCGCGTTCTTCGTCGAGCGCCGGGTCTCCCGCGAGGTGGCCCCGCTGATCGTCGAGGCGGAGCCCGTCCGGGCCTGA
- a CDS encoding MarR family winged helix-turn-helix transcriptional regulator, with the protein MAKPLALEFDPIARADELWTSRWGGVPSMSAITSVMRAHQILLGRVDAVVKPYGLTFARYEALVLLTFSRTGELSLSKIGERLMVHPTSVTNTVDRLERSGLVARRPNPLDGRGVLAAITDRGREAVEQATQDLMAMDFGLEGYDAEQCRQIFDVLRPLRVAAGDFRQ; encoded by the coding sequence GTGGCCAAGCCCCTCGCTCTCGAATTCGACCCGATCGCCCGCGCCGATGAACTCTGGACCAGCCGCTGGGGCGGCGTTCCCTCGATGTCGGCCATCACCTCGGTGATGCGCGCCCATCAGATCCTGCTCGGCCGGGTGGACGCCGTGGTCAAGCCGTACGGGCTGACCTTCGCCCGGTACGAGGCCCTGGTGCTGCTCACCTTCAGCCGGACCGGCGAGCTCTCGCTCTCCAAGATCGGCGAGCGGCTGATGGTGCACCCGACCAGCGTCACCAACACCGTCGACCGGCTGGAGCGCTCCGGCCTGGTGGCCCGCCGTCCCAATCCGCTGGACGGCCGGGGCGTGCTCGCGGCCATCACCGACCGGGGTCGCGAGGCGGTCGAGCAGGCCACCCAGGACCTGATGGCGATGGACTTCGGGCTGGAGGGTTACGACGCGGAGCAGTGCCGGCAGATCTTCGACGTGCTGCGGCCGCTCCGGGTGGCGGCGGGCGACTTCCGGCAGTGA
- a CDS encoding M4 family metallopeptidase, with product MKRKLTVGAALSATVILASAVQFGAGTAQAAPAPVSGKGSTFQRAELKALAQSYAPVVAKALGLGSAEALVAKDAVIDASGAKHLRFERTYSGLSVIGGDLVAHLTLNGKVSSVDRAVETTVALADLTPAVPAEKAAKQATGAVQATVGQTIDKDESPLKAITGTGSPTLVVWAQSGAPRLAYQTVVEGVREDGAPSAQNLVTDAATGEVLASHEQYLASAATGSGKGVHVGSVTLTTNYTGSTYELKDPTRGNTRTAGLGGGTSGNGTLFTDADNVWGNGLASNSQSAAVDAQYGAVATWDYYKNSFNRLGIRNDGVGALSRVHYGSNYVNAFWSDSCFCMTYGDGSGNSKPLTAIDVSGHEMTHGVTANTAGLVYSGESGGLNEATSDIFGTMVEWSANLAADPGDYLIGEKININGNGTPLRYMDKPSKDGASKDSWYSGVGNVDVHYSSGVANHFFYLLSEGSGAKVINGVSYNSPTSNGSTVVGIGRTKAAAIWYRALTVYFTSTTNYKAARTATLKAASDLYGATSTEYKTVAAAWSAVNV from the coding sequence GTGAAGCGAAAGCTGACAGTCGGAGCCGCACTCTCCGCCACGGTGATCCTCGCCAGCGCCGTCCAGTTCGGCGCCGGGACCGCCCAGGCCGCACCGGCCCCGGTGAGCGGCAAGGGCTCCACCTTCCAGCGCGCCGAACTCAAGGCGCTGGCCCAGTCGTACGCCCCCGTGGTGGCCAAGGCCCTCGGCCTCGGCTCCGCAGAGGCGCTGGTCGCCAAGGACGCCGTGATCGACGCGTCCGGCGCCAAGCACCTGCGCTTCGAGCGCACCTACTCCGGCCTCTCCGTGATCGGTGGCGACCTGGTCGCGCACCTGACCCTGAACGGCAAGGTCAGTTCGGTCGACCGGGCCGTCGAGACCACCGTCGCGCTGGCCGACCTGACCCCGGCCGTGCCGGCCGAGAAGGCCGCCAAGCAGGCCACCGGCGCCGTGCAGGCCACCGTCGGCCAGACCATCGACAAGGACGAGTCGCCGCTGAAGGCGATCACCGGCACCGGCAGCCCGACCCTGGTGGTCTGGGCCCAGTCCGGCGCACCGCGCCTGGCCTACCAGACCGTCGTCGAGGGTGTCCGGGAGGACGGCGCCCCCAGTGCCCAGAACCTGGTCACCGACGCGGCCACCGGCGAGGTGCTCGCCAGTCACGAGCAGTACCTCGCGAGCGCGGCCACCGGCAGTGGCAAGGGCGTGCACGTCGGTTCGGTCACCCTGACCACCAACTACACGGGCTCCACCTACGAGTTGAAGGACCCGACCCGGGGCAACACCCGCACCGCCGGCCTGGGCGGCGGCACCTCGGGCAACGGCACGCTGTTCACCGACGCCGACAACGTCTGGGGCAACGGCCTGGCCTCCAACAGCCAGTCGGCCGCCGTGGACGCCCAGTACGGCGCGGTGGCGACCTGGGACTACTACAAGAACAGCTTCAACCGCCTGGGCATCCGCAACGACGGTGTCGGCGCGCTCAGCCGGGTGCACTACGGCAGCAACTACGTCAACGCGTTCTGGAGCGACTCCTGCTTCTGCATGACGTACGGCGACGGCTCGGGCAACAGCAAGCCGCTCACCGCGATCGACGTGTCCGGTCACGAGATGACCCACGGCGTCACCGCCAACACCGCCGGCCTGGTCTACTCCGGCGAGTCCGGCGGTCTCAACGAGGCCACCTCGGACATCTTCGGCACCATGGTCGAGTGGTCCGCCAACCTGGCCGCCGACCCGGGTGACTACCTGATCGGCGAGAAGATCAACATCAACGGGAACGGCACGCCGCTCCGTTACATGGACAAGCCCTCCAAGGACGGCGCGTCCAAGGACTCCTGGTACTCCGGGGTCGGCAACGTGGACGTGCACTACTCCTCGGGCGTGGCGAACCACTTCTTCTACCTGCTCTCCGAGGGCAGTGGTGCCAAGGTCATCAACGGGGTCAGCTACAACAGCCCGACCTCCAACGGCTCGACCGTGGTGGGCATCGGCCGCACCAAGGCCGCGGCGATCTGGTACCGCGCGCTGACCGTGTACTTCACCTCCACCACCAACTACAAGGCCGCGCGCACCGCCACCCTGAAGGCGGCGTCCGACCTGTACGGCGCCACCAGCACCGAGTACAAGACGGTCGCGGCCGCCTGGTCCGCGGTCAACGTCTGA
- a CDS encoding M4 family metallopeptidase yields MKRKLTVGAALSATLILASAIQVSAGTAQAAPVTASSKGSTLRSAELKSLAQSYAPAVAQAAGLGASEALVAKDAVLDANGAKHLRFERTFAGLPVVGGDLVAHLNPAGKVKSVDKAAEATIALPTLTPAVPAEKAAKQATGAVQATVGVTIDEDESPMKEVTGSSEPKLVIWATTGTPRLAYETVVEGVRESGIPSAQKLVTDAATGEVLSTHEQYLAAAASGTGKGVFVGSVPLTTNSASGTFQLKDPSRGNMYTTTLANKTSGNGTLLTDTDNVWGTGLVSSSQSAAVDAQFGAAATWDFYKNSFGRLGIRNDGVGAYSRVHYGRNYVNAFWSDTCFCMTYGDGASNTHPLTELDVAGHEMTHGVTANTAGLNYSGESGGLNEATSDIFGTMVEFSANLAADKGDYLIGELININGDGTPLRYMDKPSKDGGSADAWSSGVGSLDVHYSSGPANHFFYLLSEGSGAKTVNGVSYNSPTSNGSTLTGIGRDKAAAIWYRALTVYWTSTTNYAGARTGTLKAAADLYGTGSAEYNAVAATWSGVNVN; encoded by the coding sequence GTGAAGCGAAAGCTGACTGTCGGAGCCGCACTCTCGGCCACGCTGATCCTCGCCAGCGCCATCCAGGTCAGTGCCGGTACGGCGCAGGCCGCCCCCGTCACCGCGAGCAGCAAGGGCTCCACCTTGCGGAGCGCCGAGCTGAAGTCGCTGGCCCAGTCGTACGCCCCCGCCGTGGCCCAGGCCGCCGGCCTCGGCGCCTCGGAGGCGCTGGTCGCCAAGGACGCCGTACTCGACGCCAACGGCGCCAAGCACCTGCGCTTCGAGCGCACCTTCGCCGGTCTGCCGGTGGTCGGTGGCGACCTGGTCGCGCACCTGAACCCGGCCGGCAAGGTCAAGTCGGTGGACAAGGCCGCCGAGGCCACCATCGCACTGCCCACCCTCACCCCCGCCGTGCCCGCCGAGAAGGCCGCCAAGCAGGCCACCGGCGCCGTGCAGGCCACCGTCGGTGTGACCATCGACGAGGACGAGAGCCCGATGAAGGAGGTCACCGGCTCCTCCGAGCCGAAGCTGGTGATCTGGGCCACCACCGGCACCCCCCGCCTGGCCTACGAGACCGTGGTCGAGGGCGTCCGCGAGAGCGGCATACCCAGCGCCCAGAAGCTGGTCACCGACGCCGCCACCGGCGAGGTGCTCTCCACCCACGAGCAGTACCTCGCGGCCGCCGCCTCCGGCACCGGCAAGGGCGTGTTCGTCGGTTCGGTCCCGCTGACCACCAACTCCGCCAGCGGCACGTTCCAGCTGAAGGACCCCAGCCGGGGCAACATGTACACCACCACGCTCGCCAACAAGACCTCGGGCAACGGCACCCTGCTGACCGACACCGACAACGTCTGGGGCACCGGCCTGGTCTCCAGCAGCCAGTCGGCCGCCGTGGACGCCCAGTTCGGCGCCGCGGCCACCTGGGACTTCTACAAGAACTCGTTCGGCCGCCTCGGCATCCGCAACGACGGTGTCGGCGCCTACAGCCGGGTGCACTACGGCCGCAACTACGTCAACGCGTTCTGGAGCGACACCTGCTTCTGCATGACGTACGGCGACGGTGCCTCCAACACCCACCCGCTCACCGAGCTGGACGTCGCGGGCCACGAGATGACCCACGGCGTCACCGCCAACACGGCCGGCCTGAACTACTCGGGCGAGTCCGGCGGCCTCAACGAGGCCACCTCGGACATCTTCGGCACCATGGTCGAGTTCTCGGCGAACCTGGCGGCCGACAAGGGCGACTACCTGATCGGCGAGCTGATCAACATCAACGGTGACGGCACGCCGCTCCGTTACATGGACAAGCCCTCCAAGGACGGTGGCTCGGCGGACGCCTGGTCCTCCGGCGTCGGCTCGCTCGACGTGCACTACTCCTCGGGCCCGGCGAACCACTTCTTCTACCTGCTCTCCGAGGGCAGCGGCGCCAAGACCGTCAACGGCGTCAGCTACAACAGCCCGACCAGCAACGGCTCGACCCTGACCGGCATCGGCCGGGACAAGGCCGCGGCGATCTGGTACCGCGCGCTGACCGTGTACTGGACCTCCACCACCAACTACGCGGGCGCCCGTACCGGCACCCTCAAGGCGGCGGCGGACCTGTACGGCACCGGCAGCGCCGAGTACAACGCGGTCGCGGCCACCTGGTCCGGGGTCAACGTCAACTGA
- a CDS encoding DUF3817 domain-containing protein → MKSSAVHRLRLVSAPEGLSFLLLLVCSVLKRTTDFNAVPVMGSVHGALFVLYVVFLALAWQKQRWDAKRGAILFVLSVLPFGGFVAERMLAKEERGEYPAAGEPATA, encoded by the coding sequence GTGAAGAGCAGCGCCGTCCACCGTCTGCGCCTTGTCTCCGCCCCCGAGGGCCTGTCCTTCCTGCTGCTGCTGGTCTGCTCGGTGCTCAAGCGCACGACGGACTTCAACGCCGTGCCGGTGATGGGCTCGGTGCACGGTGCGCTCTTCGTGCTGTACGTGGTCTTCCTCGCGCTGGCCTGGCAGAAGCAGCGCTGGGACGCCAAGCGCGGCGCGATCCTGTTCGTGCTCTCGGTGCTGCCGTTCGGCGGCTTCGTGGCCGAGCGGATGCTCGCCAAGGAGGAGCGCGGCGAGTACCCGGCCGCCGGGGAGCCCGCCACCGCCTGA
- a CDS encoding AIM24 family protein encodes MAQFRLQGSKVLAVDMTGDAVKARNGCMVAYTGQMNFKKLSGGGNGLRGMVTRRLTGEQMEVMEVQGQGTCFFADRATEVNLVRLNGETLFVEADNLLCTEGSLHTGTSFTGLNGMASGTGLFTTKVDGHGWAALTSKGPAIILRVSQGQPLRVDPGAYVAHTGNLNRALKSGGGWTTLIGEGGGEAMQVEFTGEGLVYVQPSERLTFGGDV; translated from the coding sequence GTGGCACAGTTTCGACTCCAGGGATCAAAGGTGCTCGCCGTCGACATGACGGGCGACGCGGTCAAGGCCCGCAACGGATGCATGGTTGCGTACACGGGCCAGATGAACTTCAAGAAGCTCAGCGGCGGTGGCAACGGCCTTCGAGGCATGGTCACCCGCCGGCTGACGGGTGAGCAGATGGAGGTCATGGAGGTCCAGGGGCAGGGCACCTGCTTCTTCGCCGACCGGGCCACCGAGGTCAACCTCGTGCGGCTGAACGGCGAGACGCTGTTCGTCGAGGCGGACAACCTGCTCTGCACCGAGGGCAGCCTGCACACCGGCACCAGCTTCACCGGCCTGAACGGGATGGCCTCCGGCACCGGCCTGTTCACCACCAAGGTGGACGGGCACGGCTGGGCCGCGCTCACCTCCAAGGGTCCGGCGATCATCCTCCGGGTCTCCCAGGGGCAGCCGCTGCGGGTGGACCCGGGCGCGTACGTCGCGCACACCGGCAACCTCAACCGCGCGCTGAAGTCCGGCGGCGGCTGGACCACGCTGATCGGCGAGGGCGGTGGCGAGGCGATGCAGGTGGAGTTCACCGGCGAGGGCCTGGTCTACGTCCAGCCGTCCGAGCGGCTCACCTTCGGGGGCGACGTCTGA
- a CDS encoding AIM24 family protein, which yields MPFTKINSKLIEAKVFPGQRIFSQRGSMIAYTGEVGFTPNLTGGQGGVMGMIGRRVANEDVPLMTVEGQGSVLFGHGGHHIQIIELNGDTLNVEADRLLAFDGTLRQTTVFLGSQGGVMGMVRGQVSGQGLFTTQLSGQGSVAVMAHGGFVELPITPNQPVHVDPQAYVAHRGQVQNKLSTSVGWRDMVGRGSGEAFQLELSGNGVVYVQASEEKL from the coding sequence ATGCCGTTCACCAAGATCAACAGCAAGCTGATCGAGGCCAAGGTCTTCCCCGGCCAGCGGATCTTCAGCCAGCGCGGTTCGATGATCGCGTACACCGGCGAGGTCGGCTTCACCCCCAACCTGACCGGTGGTCAGGGCGGCGTGATGGGCATGATCGGCCGCCGGGTGGCCAACGAGGACGTCCCGCTGATGACCGTCGAGGGCCAGGGCAGCGTGCTGTTCGGCCACGGCGGCCACCACATCCAGATCATCGAGCTCAACGGCGACACCCTGAACGTCGAGGCGGACCGACTGCTCGCCTTCGACGGCACGCTCCGGCAGACCACCGTCTTCCTCGGCTCGCAGGGCGGCGTGATGGGCATGGTGCGCGGCCAGGTCAGCGGGCAGGGCCTGTTCACCACCCAGCTGAGCGGCCAGGGTTCGGTCGCGGTGATGGCGCACGGCGGCTTCGTCGAGCTGCCGATCACCCCGAACCAGCCGGTGCACGTCGACCCGCAGGCGTACGTCGCCCACCGCGGCCAGGTCCAGAACAAGCTGTCCACCTCGGTGGGCTGGCGTGACATGGTCGGCCGCGGCTCCGGCGAGGCCTTCCAGCTGGAGCTGTCCGGCAACGGTGTGGTGTACGTCCAGGCGAGCGAGGAGAAGCTCTGA
- a CDS encoding AIM24 family protein, with the protein MSYPPQYPPQQPGYPQQQPGYPQQQQPGYPPPPQPGYGAPEAPPVHDANSLPVNDNVNPYAFSVDLNGPYYLQKGKMIAYYGDVRFSGIGRGSIDRALGRNFNSPLHATDWVVAEGRGKLLLADRAFDLNSYDLENGNLTVRSGNLLAFEPTLALKQSIIPGFLTLIGTGKFVAASNGPVHFVEPPIRVDPQALVGWADCPAPCHHYDHGYMHGVLGGLRQLTGLGGASGEEHQFEFIGAGTVLIQSSETLMAERSVGVVHQEAGVPGGGYGVPPQQGHGQSQLPNVNVPGLGNLGDLGRRFGL; encoded by the coding sequence ATGTCCTACCCGCCCCAGTACCCGCCGCAGCAGCCCGGCTATCCGCAGCAGCAGCCGGGGTACCCGCAGCAGCAGCAGCCCGGCTACCCCCCGCCGCCGCAGCCCGGGTACGGCGCCCCCGAGGCCCCGCCGGTGCACGACGCGAACAGCCTGCCGGTCAACGACAACGTCAACCCGTACGCCTTCTCGGTGGACCTGAACGGCCCGTACTACCTGCAGAAGGGGAAGATGATCGCCTACTACGGCGACGTCCGCTTCTCCGGGATCGGCCGCGGCTCGATCGACCGCGCGCTCGGCCGCAACTTCAACTCCCCGCTGCACGCGACCGACTGGGTGGTGGCCGAGGGCCGGGGCAAGCTGCTGCTCGCCGACCGGGCCTTCGACCTCAACTCGTACGACCTGGAGAACGGCAACCTGACGGTCCGTTCGGGCAACCTGCTGGCCTTCGAACCGACCCTGGCGCTCAAGCAGTCGATCATCCCGGGCTTCCTCACCCTGATCGGCACCGGCAAGTTCGTGGCCGCCTCGAACGGCCCGGTGCACTTCGTCGAGCCGCCGATCCGGGTCGACCCGCAGGCCCTGGTCGGCTGGGCCGACTGCCCCGCACCCTGCCACCACTACGACCACGGCTACATGCACGGCGTGCTCGGCGGGCTCCGCCAGCTGACCGGTCTCGGCGGGGCCTCCGGCGAGGAGCACCAGTTCGAGTTCATCGGGGCCGGTACGGTGCTGATCCAGTCCAGCGAGACCCTGATGGCCGAGCGCTCGGTCGGCGTCGTGCACCAGGAGGCCGGCGTCCCCGGCGGCGGCTACGGCGTACCGCCGCAGCAGGGCCACGGCCAGAGCCAGTTGCCGAACGTGAACGTCCCCGGTCTGGGGAATCTCGGCGACCTCGGACGGCGCTTCGGTCTGTAG
- a CDS encoding MarR family winged helix-turn-helix transcriptional regulator, with protein MDTPADTPAAVSSPSSSAEEETPWLSAKEQQFWRAHLEVSHLLDYQLGRELQPHGLANNDYEILVVLSESPDRRMRMTDLATATLQSKSRLSHQITRMENAGLVLRQECPGDRRGLYAHLTEHGWDILQKVAPDHVRSVRHHFIDRFTPEQIDKLYAALAPVADHLRSLRGRS; from the coding sequence ATGGACACCCCCGCCGACACCCCCGCAGCGGTCTCCTCCCCGTCGTCCTCGGCGGAGGAGGAGACCCCCTGGCTCTCCGCCAAGGAGCAGCAGTTCTGGCGTGCCCACCTGGAGGTCAGCCACCTGCTGGACTACCAGCTCGGCCGGGAGCTCCAGCCGCACGGTCTCGCCAACAACGACTACGAGATCCTGGTCGTGCTCTCCGAATCCCCCGACCGCCGGATGCGGATGACCGACCTGGCCACCGCCACCCTGCAGTCCAAGAGCCGGCTCTCGCACCAGATCACCCGGATGGAGAACGCCGGCCTGGTACTCCGTCAGGAGTGTCCGGGCGACCGCCGCGGCCTCTACGCCCACCTCACCGAACACGGCTGGGACATCCTGCAGAAGGTCGCCCCCGACCACGTCCGCTCGGTGCGCCACCACTTCATCGACCGCTTCACCCCCGAGCAGATCGACAAGCTCTACGCCGCCCTCGCCCCGGTCGCCGACCACCTGCGCAGCCTGCGGGGAAGAAGCTAG
- the meaB gene encoding methylmalonyl Co-A mutase-associated GTPase MeaB, producing the protein MIDVPTLVEQAREGRPRAVARLISLVENAAPQLREAMAALAPYTGQAYTVGLTGSPGVGKSTSTSALVSAYRRLGKRVGVLAVDPSSPFSGGALLGDRVRMQEHATDPEVFIRSMATRGHLGGLSWTAPQALRVLDGAGCEVILVETVGVGQSEVEVAAQADTTVVLLAPGMGDGIQAAKAGILEIGDVFVVNKADRDGADATARELNHMLGLGESRGAGDWRPPIVKTVAARGEGIDEVVEALEKHRAWLAETGELAVRRRRRAADEIEAIALSTLRARIGDLHGDRRLSALAERVADGTLDPYGAADTLVAGLTRA; encoded by the coding sequence ATGATCGACGTCCCCACGCTGGTCGAGCAGGCCCGGGAGGGGCGCCCGCGCGCCGTGGCACGGCTGATCTCGCTGGTGGAGAACGCCGCCCCGCAACTGCGGGAGGCGATGGCCGCGCTGGCGCCGTACACCGGGCAGGCCTACACGGTCGGGCTGACCGGTTCGCCCGGGGTCGGCAAGTCGACCTCGACCTCCGCGCTGGTCTCCGCGTACCGGCGGCTCGGCAAGCGGGTCGGCGTGCTGGCGGTCGACCCCTCCTCGCCGTTCTCCGGCGGGGCGCTGCTCGGTGACCGGGTCCGGATGCAGGAGCACGCCACCGATCCGGAGGTGTTCATCCGCTCGATGGCCACCCGTGGGCACCTCGGCGGGCTGTCCTGGACGGCGCCGCAGGCCCTGCGGGTGCTGGACGGGGCGGGCTGTGAGGTGATCCTGGTGGAGACCGTCGGGGTCGGCCAGTCCGAGGTGGAGGTGGCCGCCCAGGCCGACACCACCGTGGTGCTGCTCGCCCCCGGCATGGGCGACGGGATCCAGGCGGCCAAGGCCGGCATCCTGGAGATCGGCGACGTCTTCGTGGTCAACAAGGCCGACCGGGACGGTGCCGACGCCACCGCGCGCGAGCTCAACCACATGCTCGGGCTGGGGGAGTCGCGCGGTGCGGGGGACTGGCGGCCGCCGATCGTGAAGACCGTGGCCGCCCGGGGCGAGGGCATCGACGAGGTGGTCGAGGCCCTGGAGAAGCACCGGGCCTGGCTGGCCGAGACCGGCGAACTCGCGGTCCGCAGGCGGCGGCGGGCGGCGGACGAGATCGAGGCGATCGCCCTCTCCACGCTCCGGGCCCGGATCGGCGACCTGCACGGCGACCGGCGGCTGTCCGCCCTGGCGGAACGCGTCGCTGACGGGACGTTGGATCCGTACGGGGCGGCGGACACGCTGGTCGCGGGCCTGACACGCGCCTGA